From Lolium perenne isolate Kyuss_39 chromosome 5, Kyuss_2.0, whole genome shotgun sequence, a single genomic window includes:
- the LOC127298796 gene encoding light-inducible protein CPRF2 — translation MEHGGDEVVEVSCARAGGGGDPGEYAAGLKRKLELYCAAVAKSMEVKPQESALSYPSSQASEASQLVSQASFDGDGTVVQGKPANSCTSKEHSDDEGDLEENTDPASAKRVKRMLSNRESARRSRKRKQAHQDDIESEVTQLRVENASLLKRLTDMTQKYKESSLDNRNLTVDIQTMRRKVNIAEEAVRRVTGTSLLFSTPSDTPGIIVPFSSCVSDAASADAAPTEQSMSHFLQGLLEDDWIKPDLQEAATPLASGEEMASVPGSLRRVTSLENLQKRIHGDSVHYEDVSTFSDHEIPANAQ, via the exons ATGGAGCACGGCGGCGACGAGGTGGTGGAGGTGAGCTGTGCCCGCGCCGGCGGCGGTGGAGATCCCGGGGAGTACGCCGCGGGGCTGAAGAGGAAGCTGGAACTGTACTGCGCCGCCGTGGCCAAGTCCATG GAAGTTAAACCTCAAGAATCTGCTTTAAGCTACCCCAGTTCACAAGCTTCAGAGGCTTCACAGTTGGTGTCTCAAGCTTCTTTTGATG GTGATGGTACTGTTGTTCAAGGCAAGCCAGCTAATAGTTGTACGTCAAAGGAGCACTCAGATGATGAGGGTGATCTTGAGGAAAATACAGACCCTGCTAGCGCGAAGCGGGTGAAGAG GATGCTGTCAAATCGAGAATCAGCCAGGAGGTCAAGGAAAAGAAAACAAGCTCATCAGGATGATATTGAATCAGAG GTTACACAGTTAAGAGTTGAGAATGCATCTTTGCTAAAGCGCCTGACTGACATGACTCAGAAATACAAGGAATCTTCTCTTGACAACAGAAATCTTACAGTTGATATTCAGACTATGAGGAGAAAG GTGAATATAGCTGAAGAAGCTGTGAGGAGAGTAACTGGAACAAGCCTGCTGTTCTCCACTCCATCAGACACGCCGGGAATTATTGTGCCCTTCTCTTCATGTGTATCAGATGCAGCTTCTGCTGATGCTGCTCCCACTGAACAGAGCATGAGCCATTTCCTCCAGGGTTTACTCGAAGACGATTGGATCAAGCCTGACCTCCAGGAGGCAGCAACTCCTTTGGCCAGTGGAGAAGAGATGGCTTCAGTTCCAGGCTCTCTGCGACGCGTCACGAGCCTGGAGAACCTCCAGAAGAGGATACATGGAGACTCGGTACATTATGAGGATGTGTCGACCTTCTCGGATCATGAAATCCCTGCCAATGCTCAGTAA